A window of Malania oleifera isolate guangnan ecotype guangnan chromosome 5, ASM2987363v1, whole genome shotgun sequence contains these coding sequences:
- the LOC131156146 gene encoding ABC transporter I family member 19, protein MVPIGGAECRDPKMAEELQNSSNSIRVCGMHFAYEGQPPLFADFYLSISPGSRCLLVGANGSGKTTLLKILAGKHMVGGRDVVRVLNCSAFHDTQLICTGDLSYLGGSWSKTVGSAGEIPLQGDFSAEHMIFGVEGADPLRREKLIELLDIDLQWRMHKVSDGQRRRVQICMGLLHPFKVLLLDEVTVDLDVVARLDLLEFFKEECEQRGATIVYATHIFDGLETWATDLAYMQDGELRRTEKLSELVELKKSTNLLSVVESWLRSETKLDKKKPVNAPTQLQKTSPFDTSPFRSSRHMAYYR, encoded by the exons ATGGTACCGATTGGCGGTGCTGAGTGCAGAGACCCGAAAATGGCCGAAGAGCTTCAGAATTCAAGCAACAGCATTAGGGTCTGCGGCATGCACTTCGCCTACGAAGGTCAGCCTCCTCTTTTTGCAGACTTCTACCTTAGCATAAGCCCCGGCTCTCGATGCCTTCTCGTTGGCGCGAACGGATCTG GGAAGACCACTCTGTTGAAGATTTTGGCTGGGAAGCATATGGTTGGTGGCAGAGATGTTGTGCGGGTGCTGAATTGTTCTGCTTTCCATGACACACAACTGATTTGCACTGGTGACTTATCCTATTTAGGAGGATCTTGGAGTAAAACTGTTGGATCTGCT GGAGAAATTCCGCTGCAGGGAGATTTCTCTGCTGAACATATGATATTTGGAG TTGAAGGGGCTGACCCTCTTAGAAGGGAGAAGTTGATTGAACTTCTTGATATCGATCTGCAGTGGCGAATGCACAAGGTATCTGATGGGCAGCGTCGTCGAGTCCAGATCTGCATGGGTCTTCTTCATCCTTTTAAG GTTCTTCTACTTGATGAGGTTACTGTTGACCTGGATGTCGTTGCCAGGCTGGATTTACTGGAATTCTTTAAGGAAGAATGTGAACAG AGAGGAGCTACAATTGTATATGCAACCCATATATTTGATGGGTTGGAGACATGGGCAACCGACCTAGCTTACATGCAAGATGGCGAGTTGAGGAGGACTGAGAAGCTGTCTGAGCTTGTTGAATTGAAGAAATCGACCAACCTGCTTTCAGTGGTCGAGTCCTGGCTTCGTTCTGAGACTAAACTTGATAAAAAGAAACCCGTCAATGCCCCGACCCAACTCCAAAAGACCTCTCCATTTGATACTTCTCCCTTTAGGTCATCAAGACACATGGCATACTACCGCTGA